One region of Cytobacillus sp. IB215665 genomic DNA includes:
- a CDS encoding MFS transporter, with protein MNSTHESTFKRGPLLLLSTNLFIIMVGIGLVIPILPFYVEAFNANARVLGMLVAVFAFMQFLFAPLWGRLSDKIGRKPLITIGLFGFAVAEFIFAYATGLWMLFLSRILAGTFGSALMPTAMAYVSDVTSEDKRGQGMGILGAAMGLGIVVGPGIGGWLAEFDLSYPFLFAGIAATIAGIVSMLILPESYTKDMRAQTQTQEKSANHFEILVKALVSPVGFLLVLVFIMSFGLANFQSIFGYYSMERYQYSPSEVGTIILIVGLIGTIAQGVLVGKLVNRFGDERVVTGSLLLSAIGFVIMTFAKSYSMVILTTSIFFLGNSILRPALNSLISKLAGNKQGMVMGLNNSFLSLGNVAGPLIAGNLFEANIHLPYFFGALIMVIGMISMKVWLYNKQRKVTIHVED; from the coding sequence ATGAATTCAACACACGAATCCACATTTAAACGTGGTCCACTTTTGTTGTTAAGTACTAATTTATTTATTATTATGGTTGGGATTGGCTTAGTCATTCCAATATTACCTTTCTACGTAGAAGCATTCAATGCTAATGCTAGAGTATTAGGGATGCTTGTTGCTGTTTTTGCGTTTATGCAATTTTTATTTGCACCTCTTTGGGGGCGCCTCTCTGATAAAATTGGCAGAAAGCCCCTTATTACAATCGGGCTCTTTGGTTTTGCTGTAGCAGAATTTATATTTGCTTATGCAACAGGCTTGTGGATGCTATTCCTGTCTAGAATTCTTGCTGGAACATTTGGTTCTGCTCTTATGCCAACTGCAATGGCGTATGTATCAGATGTAACTAGTGAAGACAAACGTGGTCAAGGAATGGGGATTCTAGGAGCCGCAATGGGTTTAGGTATTGTAGTTGGTCCTGGTATTGGAGGATGGTTAGCAGAGTTTGATTTGTCTTATCCATTTTTATTTGCTGGCATTGCAGCGACTATAGCAGGTATTGTTTCAATGCTTATCTTACCTGAATCGTATACGAAGGATATGCGAGCTCAGACTCAAACACAAGAAAAATCTGCTAACCATTTTGAAATATTAGTTAAAGCACTTGTCAGTCCTGTAGGTTTCCTATTAGTGCTTGTTTTTATCATGAGCTTTGGTTTAGCGAATTTTCAATCAATCTTTGGATATTATTCGATGGAACGGTATCAATACAGTCCAAGTGAAGTAGGAACGATAATACTCATTGTCGGGTTAATTGGTACAATTGCACAAGGAGTTTTAGTAGGTAAGTTAGTAAATCGTTTTGGAGATGAAAGAGTAGTAACAGGGTCGTTGTTGCTTAGTGCGATTGGCTTCGTAATCATGACATTTGCTAAAAGTTATAGCATGGTTATTTTGACAACTAGTATTTTCTTCCTTGGGAATTCAATTTTGCGTCCAGCACTAAACTCCCTTATTTCTAAGCTTGCTGGCAATAAACAAGGTATGGTCATGGGGTTAAATAATTCATTTCTAAGCTTAGGAAATGTTGCAGGTCCGTTAATTGCAGGTAATTTGTTCGAGGCAAATATACACTTACCATATTTCTTTGGAGCATTGATCATGGTAATTGGGATGATTTCAATGAAAGTTTGGTTATATAATAAACAGCGAAAAGTTACTATTCACGTCGAGGATTAA
- the serC gene encoding 3-phosphoserine/phosphohydroxythreonine transaminase, with protein MRAYNFNAGPSALPLEVLQIAQQELVNFQGTGMSVMELSHRSKEYDAVHEKAKTLLKQLLNISDEYEVLFLQGGASLQFTMIPMNLLSNNTVANYVLTGSWSEKALAEAKKIGHVHVSASSKENQYKHIPSINDLEVSDNAAYLHVTSNNTIYGTQWSKYPQLNNVELIADMSSDILSHEINVEQFSMIYAGAQKNLGPSGVTVVILKKELLTNTTDELPTMLNYRTHADKNSLYNTPPTFAIYTLSLVLEWLANNGGVKGIERVNNEKASLLYSCIDDSNGFYKPHAKMDSRSKMNVTFTLPSEELTKKFLFEAKEKGFIGLSGHRSVGGCRASIYNAVPLEACETLADFMNSFYKRNQL; from the coding sequence ATGCGTGCATACAACTTTAATGCTGGACCATCTGCACTACCACTAGAAGTTCTACAAATCGCTCAACAAGAGTTAGTAAATTTCCAAGGAACTGGGATGTCTGTCATGGAGCTTAGTCACCGTAGCAAAGAATATGACGCCGTTCATGAAAAAGCGAAAACTCTACTAAAGCAATTACTTAACATCTCAGATGAATATGAAGTTTTATTTCTTCAAGGTGGAGCTAGTCTTCAATTTACAATGATTCCAATGAATTTACTTTCCAACAATACAGTTGCTAACTATGTTTTGACAGGATCTTGGTCTGAGAAAGCCTTAGCTGAAGCTAAAAAAATCGGGCATGTCCATGTATCTGCATCTAGTAAAGAAAATCAATACAAGCACATTCCATCTATTAATGATTTAGAAGTAAGTGATAATGCTGCTTATTTACATGTTACTTCAAATAATACGATTTATGGTACCCAATGGTCGAAATATCCACAGTTAAATAATGTTGAGCTTATTGCAGATATGTCTAGTGATATTTTAAGCCATGAAATTAATGTGGAGCAATTCTCAATGATTTATGCTGGTGCACAAAAAAACCTTGGACCATCTGGTGTTACGGTTGTCATTCTAAAAAAAGAACTACTCACTAACACCACTGATGAATTACCAACGATGCTTAACTATCGTACGCATGCTGACAAAAATTCCTTATATAACACTCCTCCTACATTTGCAATATATACTTTATCACTTGTTCTTGAGTGGTTGGCTAATAATGGTGGTGTGAAAGGAATAGAGAGAGTTAATAATGAAAAAGCTTCTCTTCTATACAGTTGTATTGACGATAGTAATGGGTTTTATAAGCCTCATGCAAAGATGGATAGCAGGTCAAAAATGAATGTAACATTTACATTACCTTCTGAAGAGTTAACAAAGAAGTTTCTCTTCGAGGCTAAAGAAAAAGGCTTTATCGGTTTGAGTGGGCACCGCTCTGTAGGAGGGTGTCGTGCATCGATTTATAACGCTGTACCACTAGAAGCTTGTGAAACCTTAGCAGATTTCATGAACAGCTTTTATAAGAGGAACCAGCTCTAA
- a CDS encoding DUF1878 family protein, protein MDEFIARIEKIEYYQTLLLKMVEKDHMPFYQMVIKEQLSKADVDEILSVCEKLSMKLEEQKAEGLLVFTPLLIEFSKTIQFKMNVKDTVTAMLKQQMYTPLMEEFMKLIK, encoded by the coding sequence ATGGATGAATTTATTGCTCGAATAGAAAAGATAGAGTATTATCAAACACTGTTACTGAAAATGGTTGAAAAGGATCATATGCCATTTTATCAAATGGTTATCAAGGAACAATTATCAAAAGCAGATGTAGATGAAATTCTATCAGTTTGTGAAAAGTTGAGCATGAAACTTGAAGAACAAAAAGCGGAAGGCCTATTAGTATTTACCCCGCTTCTTATAGAATTCTCCAAAACAATCCAATTTAAAATGAATGTAAAAGATACAGTAACAGCTATGTTAAAACAACAAATGTACACTCCGTTGATGGAAGAATTTATGAAATTAATAAAATAG
- a CDS encoding DNA repair exonuclease — MEQIKFLHAADLHLDSPFVGLKKLPTQIFQRVMDSTFIALTNLVDIAIKEQVDFVILAGDIYDQEDRSIRAQARLRKEMVRLKEAQIEVYIVHGNHDYINGSWIDITWPENVHIFADETVECKTYKKEGKELVNLYGFSYRNRSVRNNMTDLYNKHGEVKFHIGILHGSSEGQTEHNNYAPFTVRQLIEKDFDYWALGHIHQRQVLCDNPPIIYPGNTQGRHRKEYGEKGCYIVNLSTTGVSYSFHPTTNLIWDQLEINIAQLETFEELLNVSYTKFEEIRSRNNGTLLSIEFIGSGPLHKVLHNEAQLEDFLSIIVDGEEERQDFIWVDKTIVNTSEGIKDKNLAQSPFLKDLVSMISEFEEYEEVLKPLFSHSQARKYLTELSEEDIREIHNEAQKLLFRELY, encoded by the coding sequence ATGGAGCAAATCAAATTTTTACATGCAGCAGATTTGCATTTGGATAGTCCTTTTGTTGGATTAAAAAAGCTTCCCACACAAATATTTCAACGAGTAATGGATAGTACCTTTATTGCATTGACAAATCTTGTTGATATCGCAATAAAAGAACAAGTAGATTTTGTTATTCTAGCAGGTGATATTTATGATCAAGAGGATCGAAGCATAAGAGCCCAAGCTCGATTAAGGAAAGAAATGGTAAGGTTGAAAGAAGCACAAATAGAGGTATATATTGTGCACGGGAATCATGATTATATTAATGGATCATGGATAGATATAACGTGGCCTGAAAATGTACATATTTTTGCTGATGAAACAGTTGAATGTAAGACTTATAAAAAAGAAGGAAAAGAGCTTGTCAATTTATATGGGTTTAGTTATCGAAACAGATCCGTACGTAACAATATGACTGACCTGTATAACAAACATGGAGAAGTAAAATTTCATATTGGGATCCTACACGGCAGTTCTGAAGGACAAACAGAACATAATAATTACGCCCCGTTTACTGTTAGACAACTCATTGAAAAAGATTTTGATTATTGGGCATTAGGCCATATCCATCAACGTCAAGTTCTATGTGATAACCCTCCAATTATATATCCAGGGAATACTCAAGGTAGGCATCGAAAGGAGTATGGTGAAAAAGGCTGTTATATAGTGAACCTATCTACAACAGGTGTATCTTATTCTTTTCATCCAACTACAAATCTCATTTGGGATCAGTTAGAAATTAATATAGCGCAACTTGAAACATTTGAGGAGTTGTTAAACGTAAGCTATACAAAATTTGAAGAGATTCGATCAAGAAATAATGGAACCCTACTATCTATTGAGTTTATTGGATCAGGACCACTACATAAAGTATTGCATAATGAAGCACAGTTAGAGGATTTTTTATCAATCATAGTTGATGGTGAAGAGGAAAGGCAAGATTTTATCTGGGTTGACAAAACGATCGTTAATACTAGTGAAGGTATTAAGGATAAGAACCTAGCGCAATCTCCTTTTCTCAAAGATTTAGTTTCTATGATAAGCGAGTTCGAAGAATATGAGGAAGTTCTCAAACCGCTATTTTCTCATTCTCAAGCACGTAAATACCTTACAGAGTTGTCTGAAGAAGATATACGTGAAATTCATAACGAGGCTCAGAAGTTATTATTCAGAGAATTATACTAA
- a CDS encoding sporulation YhaL family protein: protein MFIIPWWVLLVILGILFSGYMSYHITMKERKIEQSYIEREGNVYMERMKKEREQRSLNRELINEEKTNRS from the coding sequence ATGTTTATCATTCCTTGGTGGGTATTATTGGTCATCTTAGGGATTTTGTTTTCTGGGTATATGTCCTATCATATTACGATGAAGGAGCGGAAAATAGAACAATCCTATATTGAAAGAGAAGGAAATGTTTACATGGAGAGAATGAAGAAAGAGCGTGAGCAGCGAAGCTTGAATCGGGAGTTAATTAATGAAGAAAAAACGAATCGGTCGTAA
- the yhaM gene encoding 3'-5' exoribonuclease YhaM: MSSKGILHFDVGEQVDVFLLIKSATKGIASNGKPFLTLILQDKSGDIEAKLWDASTEDEDVYAGENIVKVVGDIHNYRGRNQLKLRNIRPANQSDGVKMSDFIEIAPLSKESMIDSITQFIFEMKNPNIQRITRHLLKKYQQSFLEYPAATKNHHEFVSGLAYHVVSMLDLAKAIAQQYPSLDKDLLYAGVILHDLGKVIELSGPISTVYTVEGNLLGHITIMVNEIGKAADELGIDGEEVMVLQHLTLSHHGKAEWGSPKPPMIKEAEILHYIDNIDAKMNMLDRALERVKPGEFSERVFALDNRSFYKPTFHK; encoded by the coding sequence ATGTCGTCGAAAGGAATTTTACATTTTGATGTTGGTGAGCAGGTTGATGTGTTTCTATTGATAAAATCTGCAACAAAAGGTATAGCTAGTAATGGAAAACCATTTTTAACGTTAATCTTACAAGATAAAAGTGGTGATATTGAAGCAAAGCTGTGGGATGCTTCCACTGAAGATGAGGATGTATATGCAGGTGAAAATATTGTTAAAGTTGTTGGAGATATACATAATTACAGAGGAAGAAATCAATTAAAGCTTCGTAACATTCGTCCTGCGAATCAAAGTGATGGAGTTAAAATGTCTGATTTTATCGAGATAGCCCCTCTGTCAAAAGAGTCAATGATAGACAGTATAACCCAATTTATATTTGAAATGAAAAATCCTAATATCCAACGTATTACACGGCATCTATTAAAAAAATATCAGCAATCTTTTTTAGAGTATCCAGCTGCTACAAAAAATCATCATGAGTTTGTCTCTGGACTAGCATATCATGTCGTTTCCATGCTCGATTTAGCAAAAGCAATTGCTCAACAATATCCTTCTCTAGATAAAGACTTGTTATATGCAGGTGTAATTTTACATGATTTAGGAAAGGTAATTGAATTATCTGGACCTATCTCAACAGTTTATACTGTAGAAGGTAATTTATTAGGTCATATTACAATCATGGTAAATGAAATAGGTAAAGCAGCTGATGAGCTCGGTATTGATGGTGAAGAAGTAATGGTACTCCAGCATTTGACTTTGAGCCATCATGGCAAAGCCGAATGGGGGAGTCCAAAGCCACCAATGATAAAGGAAGCAGAAATATTGCATTATATTGACAATATAGATGCCAAAATGAATATGCTGGACCGTGCACTAGAACGTGTGAAGCCAGGAGAGTTTAGTGAAAGGGTTTTTGCGCTTGACAATCGATCATTTTACAAGCCTACTTTTCACAAGTAA
- a CDS encoding HTH-type transcriptional regulator Hpr, translating into MTKENNFSMKEAMLFSQRMAQLGKALWKTIEKDWQNWIKPYDLNINEHHILWIAYHLNGASISEIAKFGVMHVSTAFNFSKKLEERNLLQFSKKENDKRNTYVKITSQGEEILLELMESYDPTRHSTFQGALPIKDLYGKFPELTDVMCIIRSIYGDDFMRIFEKSFENIEEEFVEVDGKIRKHNQLQEVIEDN; encoded by the coding sequence GTGACGAAAGAAAATAATTTTTCTATGAAAGAAGCAATGTTATTTAGCCAAAGAATGGCTCAACTCGGTAAAGCACTATGGAAGACTATCGAAAAGGATTGGCAAAACTGGATCAAACCATATGATTTAAATATTAATGAACATCATATACTATGGATTGCTTACCATTTAAATGGTGCCTCCATCTCAGAGATTGCAAAATTCGGAGTCATGCACGTTTCAACTGCCTTCAACTTTTCTAAGAAATTGGAAGAACGAAATTTATTGCAATTTTCCAAAAAAGAGAATGATAAAAGAAATACCTATGTAAAAATTACTAGTCAGGGAGAAGAAATTTTATTAGAGTTAATGGAGAGTTATGACCCAACAAGACATTCTACCTTTCAGGGTGCACTTCCAATAAAAGATTTATACGGAAAATTCCCAGAACTTACTGATGTAATGTGTATCATTCGTAGTATATACGGTGACGATTTCATGAGGATATTTGAAAAATCTTTTGAGAATATTGAAGAAGAATTTGTTGAGGTAGATGGAAAAATTAGAAAGCACAATCAGCTACAAGAAGTGATTGAAGATAACTAA
- a CDS encoding AAA family ATPase has product MKIIGIYIYGYGKLDHIDLQPLGDIQVFYGKNEAGKSTLHSFIHSMLFGFPTKQQSENRYKPRLGSKYGGRLVLETEKYGVVTVERLSRKGERAVTVTFSDGTKAGEEALQMIVQGMDKSNYQSIFSFNIHGLQNIHTMKAEDLGRYLFSSGAVGTDAILSAELKLSKKIDEYFKPNGRKPLINEMLPQLAEQNKQLLHWQEKSNQYKNLMNRTTVIKEELQTIKVNKKKLEQETVIVKKLTELQPLFEKRALYRTQLDKLPTYLPFPADGLIRFEQLYAEKRAYEAQYHTLFAKRRDLVEEQQNEAVAEGMLIAEEKVQEVKSNYSLFQAMLERQNELSVQIDQQQKEFHFELAKLPFDLDETHILQIDAGLLQKDQLSTLIRIDEELAHDKRVLDERFNRAKEDLEDSEQKLIEFEQQTLQDEQRDKYEKQISQHSSLQVLQHEQEHLAKSYARLTRKVDTIKVVEKKKKQRINLVSSLSILLLVGLAGGAIFTSNWIMLLGGIVILFIPLLLRFNAPSEKILLNELEKEKAEIISAIDENKQQLLNLSNNHLSDLERMLAKDDHYRQLLEIEKIAVEQRGRTYEKIVKKFTDWEQDKFAFSNKLHNLDLGFPINEDVSAKQLYEILLIIEKIKELIIGKQLIAEKKQLLENDMNEFDAKVAELADLFQIDKNDNDISVTLYNIDKRLMKEKDKKRLLQEKENNINALDDELHEIMTKKNHLHNDIVHLFQLAEVQDEEQFRLKEKAFKDSQLILERLAIVEAQILTQRGDELTNQLPKDLVPLSEQVEKYDNELKSIIMKEQSLIEELSELKVLQSQLEEGGTYAELLHKFEIEKSQLQEEAKKWASYALAKKMLTNTIDHYRHVRLPNVLKNTTAYMKLLTNGEYTEVLPPNENNSFLLKRKDGLFFQPNEVSQATAEQMYVALRLALAEQVGKGEKFPIIIDDSFVNFDRDRLAKSVELIRVIAKKHQVLFFTCHEYILDYFQENEIILLENKTERIGI; this is encoded by the coding sequence ATGAAAATTATCGGTATATACATTTATGGATATGGAAAGCTTGATCATATAGACTTACAGCCACTTGGTGATATTCAAGTTTTTTATGGGAAAAATGAGGCAGGAAAATCTACACTACATTCATTTATCCATAGTATGTTATTTGGTTTTCCTACTAAGCAACAGAGTGAAAATCGATACAAGCCAAGATTAGGGAGCAAGTATGGTGGTCGCCTTGTGCTTGAAACAGAGAAGTATGGTGTTGTAACTGTTGAAAGGTTATCAAGAAAAGGTGAAAGAGCTGTTACAGTTACGTTTTCTGATGGAACAAAGGCTGGAGAAGAGGCATTGCAAATGATTGTTCAAGGTATGGATAAATCAAACTACCAGTCGATATTTTCATTTAATATTCATGGATTACAAAATATACATACAATGAAAGCTGAGGATTTGGGTCGTTATTTATTTTCTTCTGGCGCTGTAGGAACGGATGCCATTCTTTCGGCTGAGCTAAAGCTTTCAAAAAAGATAGATGAGTATTTTAAGCCAAATGGTAGAAAACCGTTAATTAACGAGATGCTACCTCAACTAGCTGAACAAAATAAACAGCTTCTACATTGGCAGGAAAAAAGTAATCAATACAAAAATTTAATGAATCGTACGACAGTAATAAAGGAAGAACTACAAACGATAAAGGTAAATAAAAAAAAGCTTGAACAAGAAACAGTAATCGTAAAAAAACTAACTGAGCTACAGCCATTGTTTGAAAAAAGAGCATTATATCGTACGCAATTAGACAAGCTACCGACATATCTTCCTTTTCCTGCTGATGGACTTATCCGCTTTGAACAACTATATGCTGAAAAAAGAGCTTATGAAGCACAATATCATACTTTATTTGCAAAACGAAGAGACCTTGTTGAAGAGCAGCAAAATGAAGCGGTAGCTGAAGGCATGTTAATAGCTGAAGAAAAAGTTCAAGAGGTCAAGTCGAATTACAGTTTATTTCAAGCTATGTTGGAAAGACAAAATGAATTATCTGTTCAAATTGATCAACAGCAAAAAGAGTTTCATTTTGAGCTTGCAAAGTTACCCTTTGATCTTGACGAAACACATATTCTTCAAATCGATGCTGGTTTACTACAAAAAGATCAACTTTCTACCCTAATAAGAATTGATGAAGAACTGGCTCATGACAAACGAGTGTTAGATGAGCGTTTTAATCGTGCAAAGGAAGATTTAGAAGATAGTGAACAAAAGCTCATTGAATTCGAACAACAAACCTTACAGGATGAACAGCGTGACAAGTATGAGAAACAAATTTCACAGCATAGTTCACTGCAAGTGTTACAGCATGAGCAGGAACATTTAGCAAAGAGTTATGCTCGCTTAACTCGTAAAGTTGATACGATAAAGGTTGTTGAAAAGAAGAAAAAACAACGGATAAATTTAGTTAGTTCTTTGAGTATCTTGTTGCTTGTTGGGCTTGCTGGCGGAGCGATCTTCACTAGTAACTGGATCATGTTATTAGGTGGAATTGTTATCCTATTTATCCCACTGTTACTTAGATTCAATGCGCCGTCCGAAAAAATATTGTTAAATGAGCTCGAGAAAGAAAAAGCTGAGATAATAAGCGCTATTGATGAAAATAAGCAACAACTTTTAAATTTGTCAAATAATCACCTTTCAGACTTAGAACGAATGTTAGCGAAAGATGACCATTATAGGCAATTACTTGAAATCGAAAAAATAGCAGTTGAACAACGTGGTAGAACATATGAAAAGATCGTTAAGAAATTTACAGATTGGGAACAGGACAAGTTTGCATTTTCTAATAAGTTGCATAATTTAGATTTAGGATTTCCTATTAATGAGGATGTTTCAGCTAAGCAATTATATGAAATATTACTTATTATAGAGAAAATAAAAGAATTGATAATAGGAAAGCAATTGATAGCTGAAAAAAAACAATTGTTAGAAAATGATATGAATGAATTTGATGCTAAAGTGGCTGAATTAGCAGATTTATTCCAAATCGATAAGAATGATAACGATATAAGTGTAACGCTATATAATATTGATAAGCGGTTAATGAAAGAAAAGGATAAAAAAAGGCTGTTGCAAGAAAAAGAAAATAACATAAATGCATTAGACGATGAATTACATGAGATTATGACTAAAAAAAATCATTTACACAATGATATTGTACATCTATTCCAACTTGCTGAAGTCCAAGATGAAGAGCAATTTCGTTTGAAAGAGAAGGCATTTAAAGATAGTCAACTAATATTAGAGAGACTAGCAATCGTTGAGGCTCAAATTTTAACTCAACGTGGAGATGAGTTAACTAATCAACTCCCTAAAGACCTAGTCCCTTTATCAGAGCAGGTTGAGAAGTATGATAACGAGCTTAAAAGCATAATTATGAAAGAACAAAGCCTTATCGAAGAACTCTCAGAATTAAAGGTCCTTCAGTCGCAACTTGAGGAGGGAGGAACATATGCTGAATTACTACATAAATTTGAGATTGAAAAGTCACAGCTTCAAGAGGAAGCGAAAAAATGGGCGAGCTATGCATTAGCAAAAAAAATGCTTACAAATACTATTGATCATTATCGTCATGTACGTTTACCCAATGTACTAAAAAACACGACAGCATATATGAAATTATTAACGAATGGAGAGTATACCGAAGTGTTGCCTCCAAATGAAAACAATAGCTTTTTATTAAAACGTAAGGATGGCCTTTTTTTTCAACCCAATGAAGTAAGTCAAGCAACTGCCGAACAAATGTATGTAGCACTACGTCTAGCACTTGCAGAGCAAGTAGGAAAAGGAGAAAAGTTTCCGATTATTATTGATGATAGCTTTGTAAATTTTGATCGTGATCGGTTAGCGAAGTCAGTCGAGTTAATTAGAGTTATAGCTAAAAAGCATCAGGTTTTATTTTTTACATGCCATGAATATATACTTGACTATTTTCAAGAAAACGAAATTATCTTATTGGAAAATAAGACTGAAAGGATAGGTATATGA
- a CDS encoding DUF2935 domain-containing protein: protein MQFYYGQQMPLRILDEAEFWKHQEEEHTVVIRELVKDLESEYVDQLKVWEQTLKETHQHIVRFIETVIRSGNQISAKLHEDIMKLVQFCLQQSEEFIKLCRFLQRHSKPIQENQTAIVVIDHIIRESEYFIGISKALLYK from the coding sequence TTGCAATTCTATTATGGGCAGCAAATGCCCTTGCGCATACTTGATGAAGCTGAATTTTGGAAGCACCAGGAAGAGGAACATACTGTTGTCATTAGAGAGCTTGTTAAAGATCTAGAATCTGAATATGTAGATCAGTTAAAAGTATGGGAACAAACACTTAAAGAAACACATCAACATATAGTCAGGTTTATTGAAACTGTCATACGCTCAGGTAATCAAATATCTGCTAAGCTCCATGAAGACATTATGAAACTAGTACAATTTTGCTTACAACAGAGTGAAGAGTTTATTAAACTGTGCAGGTTCCTCCAAAGACATAGCAAGCCCATCCAAGAAAATCAAACTGCAATTGTAGTAATAGATCATATCATTCGTGAATCTGAGTACTTTATCGGTATTTCAAAAGCCTTATTATACAAATAG
- a CDS encoding peptidylprolyl isomerase codes for MKKMFIAFTAAASIFALSACNNAGDSEVIVETSAGNITKDEFYDVMKERVGEDVLREIVFTKVLEDKYEVTDEEINEQLQTIKDQYGEQFEMLLQQYGYKDEDQLKETIKLGLLTEKASKEREDEIEVTDEEVKQLHDSMEGQIKASHILVADEETAKEVKDKLDQGESFEDLAKEYSTDASAANGGDLGWFGKGQMVPEFEEAAFALKEEGEISDPVQSEHGFHIIKLTETVKPLDEMKDELTQQIRESKMSQPDFVDKVILEDVEAAKVKVKDNDLKDLFKTNE; via the coding sequence ATGAAGAAAATGTTTATCGCATTCACAGCAGCAGCAAGTATATTTGCGCTTTCTGCATGTAATAATGCTGGAGATAGTGAAGTGATCGTAGAAACAAGTGCAGGAAATATTACTAAAGATGAATTTTATGATGTAATGAAGGAACGAGTTGGTGAAGATGTTTTAAGAGAAATCGTATTTACAAAGGTCTTAGAGGACAAATACGAAGTGACAGATGAGGAAATTAATGAGCAACTTCAAACAATAAAAGATCAATACGGTGAACAATTTGAAATGCTTCTTCAGCAATATGGTTATAAAGATGAAGACCAACTTAAAGAAACGATTAAATTAGGACTTTTGACAGAAAAAGCTTCAAAAGAGCGTGAAGATGAAATCGAAGTTACCGACGAAGAAGTCAAACAGTTACATGACAGTATGGAAGGACAAATTAAAGCTAGTCATATATTAGTTGCTGATGAAGAAACAGCAAAAGAAGTGAAGGACAAGCTTGATCAAGGTGAATCATTTGAAGACTTAGCAAAAGAGTACTCTACTGATGCTTCTGCTGCAAACGGTGGAGACTTAGGCTGGTTCGGAAAAGGACAAATGGTACCAGAATTTGAAGAAGCTGCATTTGCACTAAAAGAAGAAGGCGAAATAAGCGATCCAGTACAAAGTGAACACGGATTCCATATCATCAAATTAACTGAAACAGTTAAACCACTTGACGAAATGAAAGATGAGCTTACTCAACAAATTCGCGAATCTAAAATGAGTCAACCAGATTTTGTTGATAAGGTAATTTTAGAAGACGTAGAAGCTGCCAAAGTAAAAGTGAAAGACAATGATTTAAAAGATTTATTTAAAACGAATGAATAA
- a CDS encoding DUF3267 domain-containing protein: protein MNCWKTINFSRDVGFHRIILISLLTMLSTFILFYLPLNLYYSSTKLHGDRFIYFIIALLMTIVFHKCLHAIPLILMRKKVKIELKWITIIPIFTVRFCNMISKTMSILVFLTPFVMFTSICLLLAVMFPSYIHYFSIIAAANLGLCVPDFICLKQFISAPKRSVIEEIEDGYDILVKSN, encoded by the coding sequence ATGAATTGTTGGAAAACAATCAATTTTTCTAGAGATGTTGGATTCCATCGAATCATACTCATTTCACTATTAACCATGTTAAGTACATTTATATTATTTTATTTACCATTAAATTTATATTACTCTTCAACTAAGTTGCATGGGGATAGATTTATTTATTTTATCATAGCATTACTTATGACCATAGTATTTCATAAATGCTTGCATGCTATACCTCTTATACTTATGAGAAAGAAAGTAAAAATTGAATTAAAATGGATTACAATCATTCCCATATTCACGGTGCGATTTTGCAATATGATATCTAAAACAATGTCTATACTGGTGTTTTTAACACCGTTTGTCATGTTTACATCCATTTGCTTGCTTCTAGCTGTGATGTTCCCAAGCTATATCCACTATTTTTCAATTATCGCAGCAGCTAACTTAGGTTTGTGTGTACCAGACTTTATATGCTTAAAGCAATTTATAAGTGCTCCTAAACGCTCAGTTATTGAAGAAATTGAAGACGGATATGATATTTTAGTAAAAAGTAATTAA